In Cicer arietinum cultivar CDC Frontier isolate Library 1 chromosome 7, Cicar.CDCFrontier_v2.0, whole genome shotgun sequence, a single window of DNA contains:
- the LOC101507456 gene encoding probable ADP-ribosylation factor GTPase-activating protein AGD8 isoform X1 — MASDPSTDKNIVFKKLKTKSENKICFDCNAKNPTWASVTYGIFLCIDCSAVHRSLGVHISFVRSTNLDSWTPEQLKIMIFGGNNRAQTFFKQHGWTDGGKIEAKYTSRAAELYRQILSKEVAKSMAEEVCLPSSPVASQSANGLPDIRTNEALKENTSEKAEKPESTSSPRASHTVVSNNLKKPIGGKKPGKSGGLGARKLNKKPSESLYEQKPEEPPAPAVPSTTNNNLSAKPSLTSRFEYVDNVQSPELNSGGSNVFNHVSAPKSSSFFADFGMDSGFPKKFGSSSSKVQIEESDEARKKFSNAKSISSSQFFGDQNKAGDADTRATLSKFSSSTAISSADLFGDSGDSSIDLAASDLINRLSFQAQQDISSLKNIAGETGKKFSSFASSLMTDLQDRIL; from the exons ATGGCTTCCGATCCCTCCACCGATAAGAATATCGTCTTCAAAAAACTCAAGACGAAGTCTGAAAATAAG aTATGTTTTGATTGCAATGCGAAGAATCCAACCTGGGCATCTGTTACATATGGGATCTTCCTATGCATTGATTGCTCTGCCGTTCATCGAAGTCTCGGCGTTCACATCAGCTTCGTGAG ATCTACCAACTTAGACTCATGGACTCCTGAGCAACTAAAAATAATGATCTTTGGAGGAAACAATCGTGCACAGACTTTCTTTAAGCAACATGGTTGGACCGATGGTGGTAAAATAGAAGCAAAGTATACATCTAGAGCTGCAGAATTGTACAGGCAAATTCTTTCAAAGGAAGTAGCTAAAAGTATGGCCGAGGAGGTATGCTTGCCTTCATCACCTGTTGCTTCTCAGTCTGCTAATGGACTTCCTGATATCAGGACCAATGAGGCTCTGAAAGAAAACACTTCGGAGAAGGCAGAAAAGCCTGAGAGCACTTCTTCACCTAGAGCCTCGCACACAGTAGTATCAAATAATTTGAAGAAGCCTATTGGAGGTAAAAAGCCTGGGAAGAGTGGGGGACTTGGTGCACGTAAGCTCAATAAAAAG CCAAGTGAGTCTCTCTATGAGCAGAAGCCTGAAGAACCACCTGCACCGGCGGTTCCATCCACGACAAACAACAACTTGTCTGCCAAGCCTTCTCTGACATCTCGTTTTGAGTATGTAGATAATGTTCAATCACCTGAATTGAACTCTGGAGGTTCAAATGTATTCAATCACGTTTCTGCACCAAAGTCATCAAGCTTCTTTGCAGACTTTGGAATGGATAGTGGTTTCCCTAAGAAATTTGGGTCAAGCTCCTCAAAAGTGCAA ATTGAGGAATCTGATGAAGCAAGAAAGAAGTTCTCAAATGCTAAATCTATTTCGTCATCTCAATTTTTTGGAGACCAGAACAAGGCGGGAGATGCTGATACTCGAGCTACTTTGTCAAAGTTTTCA AGTTCAACTGCCATATCCAGTGCTGATCTTTTTGGTGACTCTGGAGATTCCTCCATTGATCTTGCTGCTAGCGATCTCATCAATCGATTATCTTTTCAG GCACAACAGGATATCTCCTCCCTTAAGAACATTGCAGGAGAGACTGGGAAAAAGTTCTCCTCCTTTGCATCCTCCTTGATGACAGATCTTCAAGATCGAATTCTCTGA
- the LOC101507456 gene encoding probable ADP-ribosylation factor GTPase-activating protein AGD8 isoform X2 codes for MASDPSTDKNIVFKKLKTKSENKICFDCNAKNPTWASVTYGIFLCIDCSAVHRSLGVHISFVRSTNLDSWTPEQLKIMIFGGNNRAQTFFKQHGWTDGGKIEAKYTSRAAELYRQILSKEVAKSMAEEVCLPSSPVASQSANGLPDIRTNEALKENTSEKAEKPESTSSPRASHTVVSNNLKKPIGGKKPGKSGGLGARKLNKKPSESLYEQKPEEPPAPAVPSTTNNNLSAKPSLTSRFEYVDNVQSPELNSGGSNVFNHVSAPKSSSFFADFGMDSGFPKKFGSSSSKVQVSPMRQPLPLLRNLMKQERSSQMLNLFRHLNFLETRTRREMLILELLCQSFQVQLPYPVLIFLVTLEIPPLILLLAISSIDYLFRHNRISPPLRTLQERLGKSSPPLHPP; via the exons ATGGCTTCCGATCCCTCCACCGATAAGAATATCGTCTTCAAAAAACTCAAGACGAAGTCTGAAAATAAG aTATGTTTTGATTGCAATGCGAAGAATCCAACCTGGGCATCTGTTACATATGGGATCTTCCTATGCATTGATTGCTCTGCCGTTCATCGAAGTCTCGGCGTTCACATCAGCTTCGTGAG ATCTACCAACTTAGACTCATGGACTCCTGAGCAACTAAAAATAATGATCTTTGGAGGAAACAATCGTGCACAGACTTTCTTTAAGCAACATGGTTGGACCGATGGTGGTAAAATAGAAGCAAAGTATACATCTAGAGCTGCAGAATTGTACAGGCAAATTCTTTCAAAGGAAGTAGCTAAAAGTATGGCCGAGGAGGTATGCTTGCCTTCATCACCTGTTGCTTCTCAGTCTGCTAATGGACTTCCTGATATCAGGACCAATGAGGCTCTGAAAGAAAACACTTCGGAGAAGGCAGAAAAGCCTGAGAGCACTTCTTCACCTAGAGCCTCGCACACAGTAGTATCAAATAATTTGAAGAAGCCTATTGGAGGTAAAAAGCCTGGGAAGAGTGGGGGACTTGGTGCACGTAAGCTCAATAAAAAG CCAAGTGAGTCTCTCTATGAGCAGAAGCCTGAAGAACCACCTGCACCGGCGGTTCCATCCACGACAAACAACAACTTGTCTGCCAAGCCTTCTCTGACATCTCGTTTTGAGTATGTAGATAATGTTCAATCACCTGAATTGAACTCTGGAGGTTCAAATGTATTCAATCACGTTTCTGCACCAAAGTCATCAAGCTTCTTTGCAGACTTTGGAATGGATAGTGGTTTCCCTAAGAAATTTGGGTCAAGCTCCTCAAAAGTGCAAGTAAGCCCTATGCGGCAACCTCTGCCCCT ATTGAGGAATCTGATGAAGCAAGAAAGAAGTTCTCAAATGCTAAATCTATTTCGTCATCTCAATTTTTTGGAGACCAGAACAAGGCGGGAGATGCTGATACTCGAGCTACTTTGTCAAAGTTTTCA AGTTCAACTGCCATATCCAGTGCTGATCTTTTTGGTGACTCTGGAGATTCCTCCATTGATCTTGCTGCTAGCGATCTCATCAATCGATTATCTTTTCAG GCACAACAGGATATCTCCTCCCTTAAGAACATTGCAGGAGAGACTGGGAAAAAGTTCTCCTCCTTTGCATCCTCCTTGA